Proteins found in one Pyrus communis chromosome 15, drPyrComm1.1, whole genome shotgun sequence genomic segment:
- the LOC137717440 gene encoding uncharacterized protein isoform X1: MEVEVEVSGTKLSADAKLRRVDSQHKDQLRVKRKTLQAVLEQCQRALESLGTTGGADEEDDGDDDEDDDDNSSRGAAVDDDRRQGRGSTSSLADCEADELCNLLKSRVECHDFLQKLESAQASVPQNIPAEEGNSWDLVSENDLWEDEDSKFGEEDYVLVRQEDIVEGIACFMAAYLLSLKQTKELTPNQLQEALSKTFSVKNKKGKLRKAWDGSKVIYNVASWGATAVGIYQNPVIIRVATKAFWTSCQVLSKFL, translated from the exons ATGGAGGTCGAGGTCGAGGTCTCCGGCACGAAGCTCTCGGCCGACGCGAAATTGAGGAGAGTGGATTCGCAGCACAAGGATCAGCTCCGCGTGAAGAGGAAGACTCTGCAGGCGGTGCTCGAGCAGTGCCAGAGGGCGCTCGAGTCGCTCGGTACAACTGGGGGTGCTGACGAGGAGGATGATGGGGATGATGACGAAGATGACGACGATAACAGTTCTCGTGGTGCCGCCGTTGACGACGACCGCCGACAGGGAAGGGGATCGACGAGTTCGCTGGCTGACTGCGAAGCCGACGAG TTATGCAACCTTCTTAAATCTAGAGTTGAATGCCACGACTTCCTTCAAAAGCTAGAAAGTGCACAAGCATCAGTTCCGCAAAATATACCTG CAGAAGAAGGTAATTCGTGGGATCTGGTTAGTGAGAATGATCTATGGGAAGATGAGGATAGCAAATTTGGTGAAGAAGACTACGTTCTTGTTAGGCAAGAAGATATAGTAGAGGGTATTGCATGCTTTATGGCTGCATACCTGTTGTCCCTTAAACAGACTAAG GAATTGACCCCTAATCAACTTCAGGAAG CCCTTAGCAAAACATTCTCAGTGAAAAATAAGAAGGGAAAGCTTCGTAAGGCATGGGACGGAAGTAAAGTTATTTATAATGTAGCATCGTGGGGGGCAACTGCCGTTGG GATATACCAAAACCCTGTAATCATAAGGGTTGCCACAAAAGCCTTCTGGACATCTTGCCAAGTTCTATCAAAGTTTCTCTAA
- the LOC137717440 gene encoding uncharacterized protein isoform X2, whose amino-acid sequence MEVEVEVSGTKLSADAKLRRVDSQHKDQLRVKRKTLQAVLEQCQRALESLGTTGGADEEDDGDDDEDDDDNSSRGAAVDDDRRQGRGSTSSLADCEADELCNLLKSRVECHDFLQKLESAQASVPQNIPEEGNSWDLVSENDLWEDEDSKFGEEDYVLVRQEDIVEGIACFMAAYLLSLKQTKELTPNQLQEALSKTFSVKNKKGKLRKAWDGSKVIYNVASWGATAVGIYQNPVIIRVATKAFWTSCQVLSKFL is encoded by the exons ATGGAGGTCGAGGTCGAGGTCTCCGGCACGAAGCTCTCGGCCGACGCGAAATTGAGGAGAGTGGATTCGCAGCACAAGGATCAGCTCCGCGTGAAGAGGAAGACTCTGCAGGCGGTGCTCGAGCAGTGCCAGAGGGCGCTCGAGTCGCTCGGTACAACTGGGGGTGCTGACGAGGAGGATGATGGGGATGATGACGAAGATGACGACGATAACAGTTCTCGTGGTGCCGCCGTTGACGACGACCGCCGACAGGGAAGGGGATCGACGAGTTCGCTGGCTGACTGCGAAGCCGACGAG TTATGCAACCTTCTTAAATCTAGAGTTGAATGCCACGACTTCCTTCAAAAGCTAGAAAGTGCACAAGCATCAGTTCCGCAAAATATACCTG AAGAAGGTAATTCGTGGGATCTGGTTAGTGAGAATGATCTATGGGAAGATGAGGATAGCAAATTTGGTGAAGAAGACTACGTTCTTGTTAGGCAAGAAGATATAGTAGAGGGTATTGCATGCTTTATGGCTGCATACCTGTTGTCCCTTAAACAGACTAAG GAATTGACCCCTAATCAACTTCAGGAAG CCCTTAGCAAAACATTCTCAGTGAAAAATAAGAAGGGAAAGCTTCGTAAGGCATGGGACGGAAGTAAAGTTATTTATAATGTAGCATCGTGGGGGGCAACTGCCGTTGG GATATACCAAAACCCTGTAATCATAAGGGTTGCCACAAAAGCCTTCTGGACATCTTGCCAAGTTCTATCAAAGTTTCTCTAA
- the LOC137717440 gene encoding uncharacterized protein isoform X3, with amino-acid sequence MEVEVEVSGTKLSADAKLRRVDSQHKDQLRVKRKTLQAVLEQCQRALESLGTTGGADEEDDGDDDEDDDDNSSRGAAVDDDRRQGRGSTSSLADCEADELCNLLKSRVECHDFLQKLESAQASVPQNIPAEEGNSWDLVSENDLWEDEDSKFGEEDYVLVRQEDIVEGIACFMAAYLLSLKQTKELTPNQLQEALSKTFSVKNKKGKLRKAWDGSKVIYNVASWGATAVG; translated from the exons ATGGAGGTCGAGGTCGAGGTCTCCGGCACGAAGCTCTCGGCCGACGCGAAATTGAGGAGAGTGGATTCGCAGCACAAGGATCAGCTCCGCGTGAAGAGGAAGACTCTGCAGGCGGTGCTCGAGCAGTGCCAGAGGGCGCTCGAGTCGCTCGGTACAACTGGGGGTGCTGACGAGGAGGATGATGGGGATGATGACGAAGATGACGACGATAACAGTTCTCGTGGTGCCGCCGTTGACGACGACCGCCGACAGGGAAGGGGATCGACGAGTTCGCTGGCTGACTGCGAAGCCGACGAG TTATGCAACCTTCTTAAATCTAGAGTTGAATGCCACGACTTCCTTCAAAAGCTAGAAAGTGCACAAGCATCAGTTCCGCAAAATATACCTG CAGAAGAAGGTAATTCGTGGGATCTGGTTAGTGAGAATGATCTATGGGAAGATGAGGATAGCAAATTTGGTGAAGAAGACTACGTTCTTGTTAGGCAAGAAGATATAGTAGAGGGTATTGCATGCTTTATGGCTGCATACCTGTTGTCCCTTAAACAGACTAAG GAATTGACCCCTAATCAACTTCAGGAAG CCCTTAGCAAAACATTCTCAGTGAAAAATAAGAAGGGAAAGCTTCGTAAGGCATGGGACGGAAGTAAAGTTATTTATAATGTAGCATCGTGGGGGGCAACTGCCGTTGGGTAG